The following coding sequences are from one Capsicum annuum cultivar UCD-10X-F1 chromosome 3, UCD10Xv1.1, whole genome shotgun sequence window:
- the LOC107862348 gene encoding protein BREAKING OF ASYMMETRY IN THE STOMATAL LINEAGE: MSNPYTVTRLVRWRIKDWVSCFYACRFPLEDERGKFCIKTPQTSSRKMAFDPIGESSRKNRKKKLNKKMEQRKKETVKVSAEEKGEEGENDSSWPRFSEEDYIVFCFEDDGGIHIVEDKKSEAFHQKIDHANLTSRPVCRKLKYVENAKEILPQSQNDTVSVDGENSFESAEEQIPVADDKGEGKGRDDTEEEWPPSVVKEISHIGEVSSESKTPPSAESSDSNYSTGSTSSFAFPVLGWELLGSPAQMPKPVGGEEQEQEGPRFGKHKAWCSVHHCCKF; this comes from the exons atgagcAACCCATATACAGTAACAAGGCTTGTTAGATGGCGAATTAAAGATTGGGTATCTTGTTTCTATGCTTGCAGGTTCCCCTTAG AGGACGAACGGGGTAAGTTTTGCATAAAGACGCCTCAGACATCGAGTAGAAAGATGGCTTTTGATCCGATTGGTGAGAGTAGCAGGAAGAACAGAAAGAAGAAGTTGAACAAGAAAATGgaacaaaggaaaaaagaaacagTGAAAGTTTCGGCAGAGGAGAAGGGTGAAGAGGGAGAAAATGACTCGAGCTGGCCGCGATTCTCAGAAGAGGATTATATTGTGTTTTGCTTTGAAGACGATGGAGGAATACATATAGTGGAAGATAAAAAGTCGGAAGCATTTCATCAGAAAATTGATCATGCTAATTTGACTTCAAGGCCTGTTTGTAGGAAG CTTAAATATGTAGAGAATGCAAAAGAGATTCTTCCTCAGAGTCAAAACGATACGGTCAGTGTAGATGGAGAAAATAGCTTTGAATCAGCTGAAGAACAAATTCCCGTTGCAGACGATAAG GGTGAGGGAAAGGGGAGGGATGATACGGAAGAGGAATGGCCGCCTTCTGTTGTTAAAGAGATCAGTCACATAGGTGAGGTTAGTAGCGAAAGCAAAACGCCTCCATCTGCAGAATCAAGTGATTCTAATTACTCCACTGGTAGCACTAGTTCCTTTGCCTTCCCAGT GTTGGGCTGGGAGTTATTGGGCAGTCCAGCTCAAATGCCAAAACCTGTAGGAggagaagaacaagaacaagaaggcCCACGTTTCGGGAAGCATAAGGCTTGGTGCAGCGTTCATCACTGTTGCAAATTTTGA